One Silene latifolia isolate original U9 population chromosome 4, ASM4854445v1, whole genome shotgun sequence DNA segment encodes these proteins:
- the LOC141652841 gene encoding adenylate kinase 4-like has product MAGNLEDVHSIDLMTELLRRMKCSSKPDKRLILVGPPGSGKGTQSPIIKDEYCLCHLATGDMLRAAVAAKTPLGVKAKEAMDKGELVSDDLVVGIIDEALTKPSCQKGFILDGFPRTVVQAQKLDEMLDKRGVKVDKVLNFAIDDSILEERITGRWIHPSSGRSYHTKFAPPKVLGVDDVTGEPLIQRKDDTAEVLKSRLVAFHRQTEPVIDYYAKKNAVSNIHAEKSPNDVTDEVQKALSS; this is encoded by the exons ATGGCGGGCAACTTGGAAGATGTTCACTCTATTGATCTCATGACTGAGCTTCTTCGCCGCATGAAATGCTCTTCTAAACCCGACAAACGCCTCATTCTTGTTG GACCCCCTGGATCGGGTAAGGGAACCCAGTCTCCGATTATCAAGGATGAGTACTGCTTATGTCATTTGGCTACTGGTGACATGCTGAGAGCTGCAGTTGCAGCTAAAACTCCTCTTGGGGTCAAGGCTAAAGAAGCCATGGACAAG GGTGAACTTGTTTCTGATGACTTGGTTGTCGGGATCATTGATGAAGCATTGACGAAACCTTCGTGCCAAAAAGGGTTTATTCTTGATGGATTTCCAAGGACTGTGGTGCAGGCACAGAAg CTTGATGAGATGCTTGACAAGCGGGGAGTGAAGGTTGATAAAGTGTTGAACTTTGCTATTGATGACTCCATTTTGGAGGAGAGAATTACAGGTCGCTGGATTCATCCTTCGAGCGGTCGATCCTACCACACAAAATTTGCGCCTCCAAAAGTTCTTGGAGTAGATGAT GTGACTGGAGAGCCTCTGATCCAGCGCAAAGATGATACTGCAGAAGTACTTAAGTCAAGGCTAGTGGCCTTCCATCGACAAACTGAACCC GTCATTGATTACTATGCCAAGAAAAACGCTGTGTCGAACATTCATGCTGAGAAATCCCCGAATGATGTTACTGATGAAGTGCAGAAGGCCTTGTCTTCGTAA